From Etheostoma cragini isolate CJK2018 chromosome 14, CSU_Ecrag_1.0, whole genome shotgun sequence, the proteins below share one genomic window:
- the LOC117956952 gene encoding solute carrier family 2, facilitated glucose transporter member 1-like, with translation MEGQQKQVTGYLLFSLGTAVIGSLQFGYNTGVINAPEQKLRSFFNDTWVERYGKPISPGVCTIVWSIAVAIFSVGGMVGSFSVGVMANRFGRRRSMFLVNSLAVIGGLLMGFSTICSSYEMVIAGRLVIGLFCGLFTGLTPMYVGEVSPTPLRGAFGTLHQLGVVVGILIAQIFGLEALLGSAKMWPLLLALTVAPAVLQCILLPFCPESPRFLLINLKKEEQARKVLVRLRGSEDVSKDMQEMKEESAKMAMEKKVTIPELFRVAAYRQPLLIAVMLQLSQQLSGINAVSLPQAAWTHTCGDSQPPVSVFQLFLVEKAGRRTLHLLGLGGMAISAVLMTISLLLKDIPVMSYMAIVAVMLFVAMFEMGPGPIPWFIVAELFSQGPRPAAMAVAGCCNWTANFLVGMSFPKLVEWCGPWVFLIFTAFLIFFFIFTFIKVPETRGKTFDEIARSFGGVPPLTSSSVEDPPASASTATTLPATPVKEKVPLVAAPAAAPPPAAENTPLEEKSNSTAQESL, from the exons ATGGAAGGCCAG CAAAAGCAGGTGACAGGTTATCTCCTGTTCTCTCTCGGCACCGCCGTCATCGGCTCGTTGCAGTTTGGTTACAACACGGGAGTCATCAACGCGCCCGAGCAG AAACTGCGGTCTTTCTTCAACGATACCTGGGTTGAGCGGTATGGCAAGCCCATCAGCCCGGGGGTGTGCACCATCGTCTGGAGCATCGCCGTCGCCATCTTCAGTGTCGGCGGCATGGTGGGCTCCTTCAGCGTGGGCGTCATGGCCAACCGCTTCGGCAG GCGCCGCTCCATGTTCCTGGTGAACTCTCTGGCTGTGATTGGCGGCCTCCTCATGGGCTTCTCCACCATCTGCTCCTCCTATGAGATGGTGATCGCCGGGCGCCTGGTCATCGGCCTGTTCTGCGGCCTCTTTACCGGCCTGACCCCCATGTATGTGGGCGAGGTGTCACCCACCCCCCTCCGAGGCGCCTTCGGCACTCTCCACCAGCTCGGTGTGGTGGTGGGCATCCTGATCGCTCAG ATCTTTGGTCTGGAGGCTCTGCTGGGCTCAGCCAAGATGTGGCCCCTGCTGCTGGCTCTCACCGTGGCCCCTGCTGTGCTTCAGTGCATCCTGCTTCCCTTCTGTCCCGAGAGCCCTCGCTTCCTGCTCATCAACCTGAAAAAGGAGGAGCAGGCACGCAAAG TGCTGGTGCGTCTGCGTGGCAGTGAGGATGTGAGTAAGGACATGCAGGAGATGAAGGAGGAGAGCGCCAAGATGGCCATGGAGAAGAAGGTGACCATCCCCGAGCTTTTCCGCGTTGCGGCGTACCGTCAGCCCCTCCTCATCGCCGTCATGCTGCAGCTCTCCCAGCAGCTGTCAGGGATCAACGCTGTGAGTCTGCCACAGGCagcctggacacacac gtgtggcgacTCACAGCCTCCTGTGTCTGTCTTCCAGCTCTTCCTGGTGGAGAAGGCGGGACGGAGGACTCTGCACCTCCTGGGATTGGGTGGAATGGCGATCAGCGCCGTGCTCATGACCATCTCCCTCCTGCTG AAGGACATTCCCGTTATGAGCTACATGGCCATAGTCGCCGTCATGCTGTTTGTGGCTATGTTCGAGATGGGCCCCGGTCCAATCCCATGGTTCATAGTGGCCGAGCTGTTCTCCCAGGGGCCCCGCCCCGCCGCCATGGCGGTGGCCGGCTGCTGCAACTGGACGGCCAACTTCCTGGTTGGAATGAGCTTCCCCAAACTAGTG GAGTGGTGCGGGCCTTGGGTCTTCCTCATCTTCACCGCCTTCCTCatcttctttttcatcttcaCCTTCATCAAAGTCCCAGAGACGAGGGGCAAGACCTTCGACGAGATCGCCCGCAGCTTCGGCGGCGTCCCGCCTCTAACCTCCTCGTCTGTGGAGGACCCCCCCGCCAGTGCCAGCACCGCCACCACGCTGCCCGCCACGCCGGTGAAGGAGAAGGTCCCGCTGGTGGCGGCGCCGGCTGCAGCTCCGCCTCCTGCAGCTGAAAACACGCCCCTGGAGGAGAAATCCAATTCCACAGCGCAGGAGAGTTTGTAG